CGCGGATTGTTTCGGGGTTTTTTAAAGGGGAACCACCAGGAGAATATTTTCTTGTCGTTTCCTTGAGAGAGAAAATTTGATTTCATGGTGTTGATGACATTTCTTCGCAGTCACTCAAGGATGAAGCATGATTGTTCGCCTTTCAGTCTTCATTCACAATAAGGGCGGCTCCCCTTTTAGCTGTTTAAGCTCGCCCTTTTTGACATTCAAACACGTGCAACTTTGCTATAGGAGGAAAGCGCTTCACTCCTTCGAATTAGTCTTAGAATGTGATATGGTTCATATCATAGCTATCTAtcattgtgtgtatgtgtgaggtGGCATTCTGGAATGAATAATATGCTTGAAGGAGTTCATTGCAATTCAAAATGGATTCGAAAATCAACTATAAGGACCCACAGATATcaataactattgaaattgtgcaatcaaaatggatttctATTCCATCTTTAAGTGCCTGTTTGATAACTTAATCCCACTGTGTCAAAATTACAAAGTTATAGAAGTGGATAAAACATACAAAGGTGAAGCTGAACCTAATTGTAGTATGAGATGAGATAGCAtggatcatttttgttttgtactttGTGGCCACTGTATTTTTCCTCGTGATATTGGAAAATCTGAGATGAACTGTCCATCCAACTTTCAAGTTGCATTTTGTTGGAGATGGAACATTTTAATTTCCAtatggcttatcctcacaagagatGAATCATTGTACTAAAATGGTTGACATGGCATTTGAAAGTTCAGATGGTTCTCTTTGgttgttgaaatattttattttttaaacgggTCTTTGTGACTCTGTGGATGAGTTGCTAGAACATCCTTCTCCCAGTTCTGAGATTTAAGGTTTCATCCTCCAGGGAATACGACTGACTTTCCTGTTTGGAGTTTACCTGAGCCTAGAGGGGAGGGGTCTTAAAGGAGTCAAGCACATAACTAATTATCTTTCCTAATCATAGAGTACAAAAAAGCCAAAGTAGCTGCAacttttttatgaaaaatttATTCACATCATGTACAGTTTGCAAATTCCATCTTCCAAATggatataaataaaacaactaGGCTCTGTGTGTTAGTTAGGGTGTGTTACATTGCGTGTTGCGCACTGTGCAACGTAAACGTGTTATGGTGTGCGTGGCCTATCAAGTTGAAGTAGtgatgatgttccagtccctgcACCGGCGACAAGTATCCACCGTGCTGCGGTGCGTGCGCACTCAAGGCCACGGCGGGCTGGTAGGAGATGGCCGGGCCGCGTGCCGAGTTGTGCCAAGCCAAGTGTCCCGCCGGATTGGGTTGCTGGTACGCCGCGGCCTCCACGGGGCTGTGGCTCTGGTGCTCGGGCTGATGGCCCAGGTAGTCCGACGGTTCGGGGCCGGACGCGGCCGAAGCGAACACGGGCTCGGTGACCGCGCGGGATTTGGACTGCAGGAAGGCCAGGATGCGTGCGTATTTGATGTCTTTGGTCTCTGCTCGGTCCTCCGTGGTTAGATAGTGGACCAGATTCTTCATGCATTCGTGGTAGCCGTAGTGGAAGTAGTTGGCGAACTCGGTCAGCAACTCGCCTGCAATGATGCACAAACAGCAAATAGTTTTagagaaaatctttttttttttttttaacccctcttGTGAGCAATATGTACCATTTATACATGCAGAATTTGATTATCTTCACGGCTGCACATTAATATTAAATTGCTACATAAAATTGGGATTTACAATTTTgattacaaaaatgacaaatataaatacattctcTGCTCAAATTTAGTGTGCACTCAAAATATAATCGTTGACACATTGTTTATTGAAAAACCTCAaactagattagattagataactttattcatcccatattcactGT
This region of Stigmatopora nigra isolate UIUO_SnigA chromosome 6, RoL_Snig_1.1, whole genome shotgun sequence genomic DNA includes:
- the helt gene encoding hairy and enhancer of split-related protein helt — translated: MASKMKERKRTPISHKVIEKRRRDRINRCLNELGKTVPMALAKQNSGKLEKAEILEMTVQYLRALHSADFPRGREKGELLTEFANYFHYGYHECMKNLVHYLTTEDRAETKDIKYARILAFLQSKSRAVTEPVFASAASGPEPSDYLGHQPEHQSHSPVEAAAYQQPNPAGHLAWHNSARGPAISYQPAVALSAHAPQHGGYLSPVQGLEHHHYFNLIGHAHHNTFTLHSAQHAM